The genomic interval AAATGTGATAAATTATTGTCAGAAAATTGTAAGATCAATACCTTATGTAAAGACAAAGCCATATTCCCTAAATCTTTCTCTTGTAGATGTAAAATATAATTTCATTGGCTTTCATCCCAAGGGAATTAGATTTTCATTTGATGTGCAAAACGTTGTCACAGCTTTTATTGGCGAAGATCTTTATAAAGACAAGTTGACATCATTGAGAGAAGCGATTCAGAACTCAATTGACTCTTGTAGATATAAACAGAAAGTTCTGAAAGAAGTCTATTCTCCATCATTGAAGATTTATGTCCATCAAGAGTATTTAAGAATTGAAGACAATGGAGCTGGAATGGATGAGTTCATAATCGAGAACTTTTTTGGTAGGCTTGCAAGTAGTTTTTATGAGCAAGAAAAAATTAAAACACAATTTGAAGCAATTGGTCAATTTGGAGTAGGAGTATTTTCCTATTTTTTGTTGAGTGAATATATTGACATCGAAACTAAGACCGCCAAAAGTAGCACTGTGAAATTTAGATTTGATAAAGATCCAAAGAGTTATTTTCATTTTTACGACAAATGGGAAAGAACCACTCCAGGTACGACAATAACTCTCTATTTAAAAAAGGAAATAATTGGAAGATTATCTTTTGTAATCATCGAAAATTATCTAAAAAGAGTTTTTAGGCATATTGAAATTCCAATTGAGGTTAGCGGCGAGAATAATAAAAGTGTAATAGAATTTCAAGGCTATGAACTAGATTCAGACAAGGAAATAAAGGAACGACTAAAACTTCAAGATAAAAAATTAAGCTCTCAAGTAAAGTCTGTCAAAGCTGAAATCGATGATGATGATGTTGAAGGGACATGCCTATTACTAATAGGGAAAGATTATCTGGATACCTTTAAATATCATAGCTTCTTCGATTCAGATCAATTTAAAACATTCAAACATGGACATTTTCTTAGCCAAATCTCAGTTTCGCAAAAAGGAATTTTTGTAAACAATTATACATCCTCATCACTAACCATGCTCATTGGCGATATAAACTTAAAGAAGAAAATCAAGATAAATATTGATAGAAACGAATTTACCAATGAGGAGCAGGTTCACAAAATAATTCAGAAGTTTGAAATCATAATTTTAAATAAAGTTTTTACATTATTAAATGACTGCTACATTGATAATACTGAAAAAGTTCTTGTATCAGATTCTTTCATCAGCAACTACTTAAACTTTGACCCTGATCTCATAAATCAGCAATATATAGATATTATTATTACTTCTATTTATGTAAAAGTATTTTACAAGAATAGAACAAATATTTTAAATTTAAAAAGTCTCTTCAGCTTGAAAGATGAAGTGATACTGGTGTCTGACGAAGAAGATAGTTCCAGAATTTCAAAGGAAACAGGCAGACCTGTTTTAACAGCAAATGAATCCGCATATGTCGGTATTTATAATGATTTAAGTAGGTTGCTGTTAAATTTTTTGGGGTGTACGGATTATATTTTATTCCACCATGGAAGATATTATAAAGTATTTCAACAAAGTCGTGATTCAATGTACGATTATCATATAAAACAGCTACATGACCTTTTAGGAAATAATTACTTTGATTTTTCGAAAATAAATTCTCCTAGACTAGTAGTAAATATATGGAAGAATAAGACCGAAATTACGAACTCGTACTTTCACGATGGAGAAATCTATTTCAATTACAACCATTCGTTTATAGCATATATTATCTCAAATTATAAAGAAATAGGCAGTAGTTCTGTATATCGAAAGATCATCAAATCTGTATTCAGGTATCTGCAAGAATTGAGTCAAGGAGAAATTAAAAATGAGAATTTAAAAAAACTGAATGAAATAATTCAGCCATTGAATTCAATTTGTAAAATAAAGAATTTCAAATCTTCTGATTTTGATTTTTAAGATTTTTAGGAAGGCCTGAATATAACATGGGGTTTTTGCAAGTTGGGAAGACGAATAAATCCTCAGCTAATTGCAAATCCAAGCTTCAGTTCAGGCTTGACGAATAACTATCATCTTTTGTACTTAACTTCAACAACATATTTTCTATCAGCAGCGGTTATGTGCGGACGGAATACTAATTCCCAACCTGCATAAAGCCCTGTTCGTTGTGCTTAATATTATGAGACCGTTCAATAACTATATCCCTTTCCTTGAGTTAAAAGAAAAATTAGGACTAAAAATAACTAATCATTTAGTTGGGCTTGAAAGAACAAAAAAAGATGACAAGCAAAAAATTTTAAAACTCTGCCACATAGGAAAATTATTAGCAACTTATTACTCCGACTTTAACATCATTGAAGTTCGTGAAAAACCAGATTTTTTAATCTCTAATGGGCAGACAGCGATTGGTCTTGAACACGAAGTAATTTTAGATTCTAAATCAAAAGAGAAAGAAGGTTTTTACGAGAACATTTGCCAAAAAGTAGAAGCAAAAC from Chitinophagales bacterium carries:
- a CDS encoding ATP-binding protein; the encoded protein is MNTLEIRLSQIDPNLFSKFEESKREISLMLGKYSNNFPTYTDHSSHHTLEVFKIAAELLSDEEIENLNADEVYILSMACLLHDVGMCVPEQRIKEISDSNDILAYKDSHPNLSVEEFIRDIHHQLSNKFILQEWQMLKIPSLKYAKAIGLVAEGHRKVDLSNFEIYDPQYFAKSGKEFVCMPYLACILRIADELDITNSRTPKLLTKYYMPNNSVSIREWTKHIATSQRNYLTNKVIFEVDCSDQNIYAALQDQFDKIQNVINYCQKIVRSIPYVKTKPYSLNLSLVDVKYNFIGFHPKGIRFSFDVQNVVTAFIGEDLYKDKLTSLREAIQNSIDSCRYKQKVLKEVYSPSLKIYVHQEYLRIEDNGAGMDEFIIENFFGRLASSFYEQEKIKTQFEAIGQFGVGVFSYFLLSEYIDIETKTAKSSTVKFRFDKDPKSYFHFYDKWERTTPGTTITLYLKKEIIGRLSFVIIENYLKRVFRHIEIPIEVSGENNKSVIEFQGYELDSDKEIKERLKLQDKKLSSQVKSVKAEIDDDDVEGTCLLLIGKDYLDTFKYHSFFDSDQFKTFKHGHFLSQISVSQKGIFVNNYTSSSLTMLIGDINLKKKIKINIDRNEFTNEEQVHKIIQKFEIIILNKVFTLLNDCYIDNTEKVLVSDSFISNYLNFDPDLINQQYIDIIITSIYVKVFYKNRTNILNLKSLFSLKDEVILVSDEEDSSRISKETGRPVLTANESAYVGIYNDLSRLLLNFLGCTDYILFHHGRYYKVFQQSRDSMYDYHIKQLHDLLGNNYFDFSKINSPRLVVNIWKNKTEITNSYFHDGEIYFNYNHSFIAYIISNYKEIGSSSVYRKIIKSVFRYLQELSQGEIKNENLKKLNEIIQPLNSICKIKNFKSSDFDF